TAACCAATTCAGTgaactatatttattttcttaccgCCAAGGCCTGAAGTTTTCCCTTGGACTCCGCCTCGAGCGAGGTGCGGATCACCTGACCACTCTTGGAAACCAGATCCAGGCTGATCAGCTGCTTGCCATCCGTACAGACGTAGAAGGTACCGCTGAGGGTGCAGCTCTCCGGAGTGATCCACGAGGCCATCACCTTGCTGGTGCTGCCAGTGCTGTGACCCGAGCTGGCGAAGTAGGCGGTGACCTCGAGGTGGCTCCGCCAGGCGGGCAGGACGTGGTAGAGCACGGACTTGCTGTAGAACCACAGCGCCTCCTGGGCCCGCTCCGTGTTCAGCGGCATGATGGACCACTCCCACTCGAGGGCGCCGATATTGGTGTTCCAGCCGCGCACCAAGGCGGGCGCATGGCCCTGAACGGTGAGCATGTCGAAGCCCAGGTTGCTGCCCATGGGAGCGGCGGCCGTGTCGCTGCTGTCGTCGGAGAATCCGCTCACCTGGAGCAGCTTGATGTCGCCGCGCGGCTTCTGCTCGAGCACCTGCCGCCACACCAGCTCGCCGGTCTTCACGCACAAGCTGGCCACCACCCCCTCGGCAGTGCTGACGAGAATACGCGGCTGGAAGTGGTTCAGGTCCACGCGCGACTGCTTCAGTGCACCCACATTCACGGCCCGCCTGCAGAAGCGACATATGTCCGCCGGATTAGCGCCGGGTCAATGGTCAGATATATCGGGCCACAGCCACACTCACCAGTCGAACTTCTTGATCTGGTCTTCGTACAGCGCCGAGCAGGTGCCCAATAGGAGCGCCACCGAAAGGCCGGCCAGTAACCACTGCTGCTGCATGTCTTCCGCCTTGCTTTCTGCCTGCGAGTCACTCGAGCTCTAATTGTTCAACTTCCGATGCCTTTTTATGTTATAAATCAGTAGAAATCCACATTAATTCGTGTTTTCCGTCATAGCAAAAGGGATGAGAAGAAGAAATTGGAGCAGGGTTGGCTAAGCCCGTAGAATCGATATTTAATCGAGGTTGCATCCGATATTCAAAACAATGGCTAAAGTCACTTCATATGGAATAAAACGTTCCTTATAGCCTTATAGCTCAATAAATATTagcattttacaaaaattaatttcattttccattcaaaaacaaatctatcacattaataaaatttaacaattataaAATCAGTACTGCTGTTGCGGTGCTAGTGTGAACAGTGATAATCCTGTAATCGATTATTGTTGCATTGACTTCCATCGCTAGCGGTGTCACCACTGCCATCTCTAAACGCCAAGTAACaacaaaaaggtatttttctGGAAAATTACTGTGTAACCGAATAAAACCCTTCcaaatgtttgaaaaaaagAGCGACAAGGTAAAGCAGGGTGAGCACAAACCGCGGGACGATGGGGTGGAACTGGAGAGCCAGTTCATCATGCGGGTGCCAAAGGTAAGACGATGCACTGCAGTTACACCATGCAATTTACGGCACTGATCATTTGACCCGCAGGAACTGGCCGAAAGTGTCCATGAGGCCATAAATGCAGGGACCGTGAAGGATCGGCTGACCATCCAACTGGATCAGGACCTCAGGTACGGCGAAGTACGACTAGATGACCAACTGCTCTACACCAAACTCGTGGATCTGCCCACGGTCGTCGAGAGCTACAAGACCATCGACAACAAGAGCTTCTACAAGTCGGCAGACATCTGCCAGATACTCATTTGCAAGGAGGAGCCGGAAGACGAGACGGAGAAGGAGTCGCCcaacaagaacaagaagaaGGATCCCAACAAGGTGGACAAGAAGTACCTCTTTCCACACGGCATCACTCCGCCCTGCAAGAACGTGCGGAAGCGTAGATTCCGCAAGACTCTCAAGAAAAAGAACGTCGAAGCCCCGGAAATCGAGAAGGAAGTCAAGCACTTGCTCCGCATCGACAACGAAGCAGTGAGGGTTGACTACGAAATAATCAACGAGGAGGATAAGCCCATGGACGACCTGGATCAATCGGACATCAAGCCCTACAACGATGCGGATGATGATCTGCAGGATGAAACCACCATGCACGCCAGCGATAAGACGGCCATGGACATTAGCTCCCAGCGGGACATCAATGTGGAGTCCGATGACGATGAGGCCAGCAACTTTCCGCCCCACCGGGCGCCCAACATGGGCGTGGCTGCCCACGACATCTTTGGCGAAGAGGTGTCTACCACCGATGACGAAGATGAGCCGGATCGCGGCAACAACACCATGCAGCGGCGTGAAATGGAGGAATCCTCTCGCCTCTCAGCTGATGACTCCCGCATGTCGGACTTCTTTGGCGCTAGTGGCAGTAATGCCGGCGCCGGCGGCCTGAAAATGGAGCGCAACGAGTTCAGCAAGTCCATGTTTGGC
This portion of the Drosophila takahashii strain IR98-3 E-12201 chromosome 3R, DtakHiC1v2, whole genome shotgun sequence genome encodes:
- the Taf7 gene encoding transcription initiation factor TFIID subunit 7, which codes for MFEKKSDKVKQGEHKPRDDGVELESQFIMRVPKELAESVHEAINAGTVKDRLTIQLDQDLRYGEVRLDDQLLYTKLVDLPTVVESYKTIDNKSFYKSADICQILICKEEPEDETEKESPNKNKKKDPNKVDKKYLFPHGITPPCKNVRKRRFRKTLKKKNVEAPEIEKEVKHLLRIDNEAVRVDYEIINEEDKPMDDLDQSDIKPYNDADDDLQDETTMHASDKTAMDISSQRDINVESDDDEASNFPPHRAPNMGVAAHDIFGEEVSTTDDEDEPDRGNNTMQRREMEESSRLSADDSRMSDFFGASGSNAGAGGLKMERNEFSKSMFGQEASSPKLSAAGSSSNLAAPSGFYDSQMMAKREMFENMEFIDEPQPQYTQQQVHQKISQLTRQISELKAQQVQKSTEIASIQNATLKQRMQETLDNLYTQVIERELELKDFENMLES